A single genomic interval of Juglans regia cultivar Chandler chromosome 1, Walnut 2.0, whole genome shotgun sequence harbors:
- the LOC108995996 gene encoding casein kinase 1-like protein 6 has translation MEHVIAGKFKLGRKIGSGSFGELYLAINVQTGEEVAIKLEPVKTKHPQLYYESKLYMLLQGGTGIPHLKWFGVEGDYNIMAIDLLGPSLEDLFNYCNRKFTLKTVLMIADQLINRVEYMHSRGFLHRDIKPDNFLMGLGRKANQVYVIDYGLAKKYRDLQTHKHIPYRENKNLTGTARYASVNTHLGIEQSRRDDLESLGYVLMYFLRGSLPWQGLKAGTKKQKYDKISEKKMSTPIEVLCKSYASEFVSYFHYCRSLRFEDKPDYSYLKRLFRDLFIREGYQFDYIFDWTILKYPQIGASYKGRQLSGKAGLYAGTSAERPERISVGKEIRDRFSGAVEAFSRRNTSGTSPRDPSKHRLYEDFTSTKDVHFDSDKGHSSRYGSSSRKAVISSGMPGSSGEYSEGRAGRLVAGGGRPSTTHRIQPGYESKTSHTRTAATRGTRDDPLRRFELLSIRK, from the exons ATGGAGCATGTGATTGCTGGGAAGTTTAAGCTGGGGAGAAAGATTGGGAGTGGGTCCTTTGGGGAGCTCTATTTAG CCATTAATGTACAAACTGGAGAGGAGGTGGCTATTAAGCTG GAACCCGTGAAGACCAAGCATCCCCAACTTTACTATGAATCAAAATTGTACATGCTTCTTCAAGGAGGAa CTGGAATCCCCCACCTCAAGTGGTTTGGAGTCGAGGGTGACTATAATATCATGGCTATCGACCTTCTTGGACCAAGTTTGGAAGATTTGTTTAACTATTGCAATAGGAAGTTCACATTGAAAACAGTTTTGATGATTGCAGATCAATTA ATTAACAGAGTTGAATACATGCATTCAAGGGGTTTTCTTCACCGTGATATAAAACCAGACAACTTCTTGATGGGTCTAGGGCGTAAAGCAAATCAG gTTTACGTTATTGATTATGGCCTAGCGAAGAAGTATAGAGATCTTCAAACTCATAAGCACATACCATACAG gGAAAACAAGAACCTCACAGGCACAGCTCGGTATGCAAGTGTCAATACTCACCTTGGAATTG AACAAAGCAGAAGGGATGATCTGGAGTCTCTTGGTTATGTgcttatgtattttctaagaggAAG CCTTCCCTGGCAGGGATTAAAAGCTGGcacaaaaaagcaaaaatatgataaaatcaGTGAAAAGAAGATGTCAACTCCCATAGAG GTGCTTTGCAAATCATATGCATCTGAGTTTGTATCCTATTTTCACTACTGCCGATCTTTGCGGTTTGAGGACAAACCagattattcatatttaaagaggCTTTTCCGAGACTTGTTTATTCGAGAAG GTTATCAATTTGACTATATATTTGACTGGACTATATTAAAATACCCTCAGATTGGTGCCAGCTATAAAGGACGG CAACTCAGTGGGAAAGCAGGTTTGTATGCAGGAACATCTGCAGAAAGACCAGAGAGGATCTCAG TTGGGAAAGAGATCCGAGATAGATTCTCTGGTGCAGTTGAAGCATTTTCCAGAAGAAATACCTCGGGCACTAGTCCTCGTGATCCTTCCAAACATAGGCTATATGAGGATTTTACTTCAACCAAGGATGTG CACTTTGATTCAGACAAAGGGCACAGTTCTCGATATGGCAGCTCTTCAAGAAAAGCTGTCATCTCAAGCGGCATGCCAGGTTCTTCTGGTGAATACAGTGAAGGTCGCGCAGGCCGTCTAGTTGCAGGCGGTGGCCGCCCATCTACCACGCACAGAATTCAACCTGGTTATGAGtcaaaaacatctcatactCGCACTGCAGCTACCAGAGGCACCCGCGATGATCCTCTTCGGAGATTTGAACTCCTCTCAATCAGGAAATAA
- the LOC108995997 gene encoding vacuolar protein sorting-associated protein 2 homolog 3, with translation MNIFSKKPNPKEALRESKREMGNATRGIEKEIGALQLEEKKLVAEIKRTAKTGNEAATKILARQLVRLRQQIANLQGSRAQMRGIATHTQAMHAQTSVAVGMKGASKAMAAMNKQMAPAKQAQVMREFQKQSAQMDMTTEMISDAIDDALDNDEAEEETEELTDQVLDEIGVDVASQMSAAPKGRIARKNAEGVGSSGIDELEKRLEALRNP, from the exons ATGAACATCTTCTCCAAGAAACCCAACCCCAAAG AGGCTCTTAGGGAGAGTAAGAGGGAAATGGGAAATGCTACCAGAG GtatagagaaggaaattggAGCGTTGCAATTAGAA GAAAAGAAGCTTGTTGCTGAGATAAAGAGGACGGCTAAAACTGGAAATGAG GCAGCAACTAAAATCCTAGCTCGCCAGCTAGTCAGACTTAGGCAACAAATTGCCAATTTACAAGGAAGCCGAGCTCAAATGAGAGGCATAGCAACTCATACACAG GCGATGCATGCCCAGACTTCAGTTGCTGTTGGCATGAAAGGTGCCAGTAAGGCAATGGCAGCCATGAATAAG caAATGGCCCCTGCAAAGCAAGCACAGGTGATGCGGGAATTTCAGAAACAGTCTGCCCAGATGGATATGACT ACTGAAATGATATCAGATGCAATAGATGATGCCTTGGATAATGATGAGGCTGAAGAGGAGACTGAAGAGTTGACGGACCAG GTGCTAGATGAAATTGGTGTTGATGTTGCCTCACAG ATGTCAGCAGCTCCAAAAGGAAGAATTGCCCGGAAAAATGCTGAGGGTGTTGGCAG TTCGGGCATAGATGAGCTTGAGAAGCGGTTGGAAGCTCTCAGAAATCCATGA